The window CCCCTTAAAAATTCACTAAAGACCAgcctaaaaaatacaaataatttcaaacaaACATCAAATTGAGAATAAcatcaacgaaaaaattgaggagtcACCGGTTACTTTCGCCGTGACAACCTACGCAATGAGTGCactcttcttttttatttttacgataCAGAGAAGGGAACAGGGCATACCTGttccccccctcctcctcctcatcctcctcccccttccaATACGTATGTGATGGTGGCCAAAGTCGTTCGGCAGCCGGTACACCAATACACATCCAAAATATACGGATGTATAAAAAACGAAGCTAGTGGATGGGATGGCGCGCGAGCCGAGAGTATATATCGGAGATGCTCGCACGAACGCACGCGGTGTGCGCCCCGAGGCCGAATAAAATGTTGTGGAGGGGAAGGTCGGTGGCTGTGGTACGGCGCGCGCCAGGAGTCCAGGGAAGGGAGAACGGCTCGCGTCTCAGCTTCCCCCTTCGTATGTATGTATGTGTGTTACATGGTGAGCCATCATCCCCACCCACCACCATTGCACTGCACCTCGTACCCCCTCGAGGagtatcaaaaaaatatttttcgtccTTGTCTGTACATGGCTCCAGGCAATTCTCCAGCACAGactccttttttttccattctccgTCTCCGTTGCACGGTAACTGTTCAAATTTCGTTGCTTCACTGCCAGTGGGGATGATGCCGACTATGGACAGTGTTTCTCACATTGGGGAAGTAATTGTTGActtgcaattaattttttccattaatttttcaaacttgaaaattaattaaatccgaAAATGCcgctggaaattttttttattggtaaaATCAATTGCTGTTGCTATTTTTATTGGGGGTATTGGGGATGATTTAATGTAATTTTatgttggagaattttttggagTTTATAGTTTTGGAGAATATAATTTTGGtagaaaaaaagtggaaaaagaggtcgataattttgttgaaaagaTGAGAATCTCGATTCCTCTCAAAGGGCCCCTGTGCTTCCATCTCCAGCCCAAAGCCACGAGAAGAgtgagaaagagtgagaagaTGTTGCTGTAGGAGGGGCAAAGAAGAGGAATACAGTGCAGAGAAACGATATGAGGAAAGAGGGGGATGTGCCACAGggtttttctcctctttctctcttcagTCCATACTACGGAGGGATGGagaagggggagaggggataTGGCAGAGGGTTTAGGGCCCCGATGGAGTATGGGACCCCATGGTGGGGATGCGGCGCGTGCCCGACTGGCTTATATAAGGCCCCGTACCCTCCTCAGCAAGGCATTTCGGGAGCCAGAATCGTACAGTGAGCATCGAGGGTGCGCAAAACCACAGGTTTTTGGTACctaaatatttcaaaacaaACGTGTTTCGTTGAGTTCTATTAATTGTTGTTAACAACGTAAAAAATCGTACTAGCATCATCACAATTATCGCCTAACTTGTCGCTCGTGTCTAATAATCGCCGTTGAAGTTGTCAATTTAATCGTCGAAACGTTCGATACCGCGGGTTGATAAGACCAGATAACTGTGTAATGACCTTAGTGGGAGCTAACGACGAAAATACATTACCAATGATGTTGGGGGTACAGCAGCATCACCACCACAGTGGTTTACATACAAACAATATCACCAACAACACCGGCATCAATGTCCAACGTGGTAACGTgattgtctcgacagttggtgTTACAACAAATGACTTGAAGATTCAGAATTGCAAGAGGAGCAAAGTGTACCAGGCAACCCCATATGGAACAGTACCACATCAGCCAGCATCAGTGGCACGTAGAAATGCAAGGGAGAGAAATCGAGTTAAACAAGTAAACAATGGATTTGCAACATTACGCCAGCACATACCCCAGAGTGTGGCACAGGCACTTGGTGGTAATACAGCTGGTACACACGGTGGTACCAGAGCTGGATCAAAGAAATTATCAAAAGTTGAGACCCTGAAGATGGCAGTTGAATACATAAGAAGTCTCCAACGTTTGTTGGACGACGATAGCTCGGACACAAGCAGTGCACCATCAACATCACCATCACCAGTGTCATCAAATTGTGGATCAACATCGAGAATTGATATGCACACAAATGAGCTGCATTCACCGCATGTTACGGATATACATCGACAACATCTTAGGCAGAATCCAAGCCCGTCGTCCTTCGTACCAGCGCCATGCTCCGAGGCATCCAGTTCACCGACCCCGAGTTTCATCTCCGAAACATCGTCCGCTGGTAGTCAGGGATATGGTAGTACATCAACAGCACTGTATCCATCCCACAAcgatagctatgataattatGGTCCAATGAGTCCTGAGGATGAGGAGTTACTTGATGTCATCACCTGGTGGCAGCAGAGCCAATGAGAACCGAATATTCACGCTCCATCGAGCGTCGTCGATGATTCTCCAGGTTTGTAGCTATTATCAGTGATCAGTTATGTTGGACATGTTGGATGTGATAATCCATTGCATGATTCGGTTTAATGTCTGACCATTGTGGAGAGTTAGCGCGATTTTTGGGGGTATCCAGGACGCTTGAAAGACGTTCCTTCAGCTAGAATTTGTGACCTTGGCGTAGCTCACAATGGAAGCAGTGAGAGACCCctcgttgaaaaatatatatccccGTTGGGGTTCCTCCGTGCCATTCAAATCGCAGACTCCATTCAGCATTAAACCTCTCCTTCTCGCGATTGAACCCTCGGGATTTTTCGCTTTTGTTGGGGAGTTCTTTCATTTAACAAGACCCGGCCACTCGTTCCTtcttcttcattattttcgtATTATTTTTGTCGCCAATCGAGGAAATTTATGTACTCTACCAATTACCGTAATAATATCggtaattatttcaatgatttttcaattaattattcgccGAGTGGTTTTAGCCAGTTGTGTCGCGCGATATTGTTGATTATATTCATAACTTAATGCTCAGACGTACATTTTATGCAACAAGTATCCTTGCACTTCGCTCCTCGATACGcatcatcagaaaaaaaaacctaaaaatcCCGAGGACAATTTCGTCTCACGCGGTGCGTTTAACCTGAATGCGTCTTTCAGGATATACCAGTCCCCCCCCTTCTTTGTCGGTTTTTGAACCGGTATACACAATTCCTACCTCTCCTCTCCCCTCCGCCCCTCGCGCGTTAAAAAAAACCCGCCCTTACCTGAGAAATCATCCCCTcgtgtattttttcattccactcccttttttctccgtctctcttcgCATTCATACCTGCAAGAGCTGATATACGAGGCATTGAACCCCGGTGAAAACGCGTTCCACCGAATCCTCggtgaattaaattcaccCGTAGATGAATAATGAGACATTACTTTGCACCCAGACACTCGGCCATCTCTCCACAAACGTAATGAatttaatcaatgaatttattaacccttttcttattttttttttcttgataacAGAATTGTCTTTGGAGATGTCACTGACGGGGCTGAACCAGGTGGAGGTTAAACAAAATTCACTCGGGCTGTTCCATCAACTGTGATCTAGTCATGTACACTCTGTACAACAACCTCTATGTGCTTAACAagaagggaaataaaaaatgagggagaTGACGGGAGGTGCCTCGATACCCTGCTGAGAATATACCTTCCAACATTCACCAACTTTTTAGTTGAACTCGTTGAAACACCGAGTTTACGAGTCGTCGACAAATTTTTGTCCGtacaagaatattttttaacgaattCAAAAAGAGACTAtgtacataaatttttttttaattctataaATATTGTATATTACGTTAATGTTAAGATATTTTACGGAATTTAAATTGTAAGATAGAGCAGAGAGATAGAGCGGATGAACGAGTAGAATTATATCGATTCATGGATTTGCCGAAGGcagtgaataataaatattaattcactCGAAATTCCAATTCGCTCAGTTATTTATGAATGAATCGTTTATTTTAGTGAATCAGTTTCTCAATTcgtcgatgaaaaattgaatcttCATTAATTCGACTGAAATGCCAGTGCCTTATGTatgattttgtaattttatcgGCTGATAAAATCGttaaatatatgaaataattttattcgaaGTATCGAAAATTGTCGACGATATTTTTACAAACCTTGAAATATCCCAGTCCTACGGCCCCTTTGGTCAGAGATTTTTCCTGGAGTGATGATTCTCCACGGCTCAGGTCTTTTGTGCGAAAATCACTGGTGTATCCTTGAATCTCTGGGCTGTGGCACTCAGTAGGGCGACAGTATATGGACCTTTGAGGTGCCCCAGGTAAACGGTGGGAGTCAAGTGTCTACGGCCAGAGAAATTTGGGAGAAAAAATCTTAAACTGCAGGAATATAACATCGTGTTTCTACAAATGAACCGTGTAACGCCGAGTGCTACAGgtgcaattaaaattttcctggGAAGTGGTCAAAGCGCATGGTTTATTATGTCCAATGGGACAAGTGGGTGTTTGAGGGATTCACTTTAATAGCGAGGTGGACAGTTGTCATTCCTGGGCTCAACCTTTTTTTTCGAAGCTgagaataaaatcatttcaagGGACACCGAGCTGACCCAGGGTTTTAGGACAATAATTTGATTATTCGGGGTGCGTGCGAAGTGTTCTTATCGTGGGATATATTTTatcatattaaatatttttgatttgaatttttcaatttttttcatactaaAAACGATAGACAGTTCAGCTGCGAGGTGGTAAAGCGAGATGAGTTCATTTCTCATTGAGGAGAGTCTTTGAGAAAtttctccgaatctaagacagatagcgaaatttttgtcataacaTTTATTATAGTACTCGATTTAcgctacaaaaaaggttataataAAGGTTTTGCTATCTTctctagatttcgagatattcattcgAGAAGAACTAGTCTATAGTGAACAGTGAGTTGTCTCGTTTGAGCATTCAGAtactgaattattcaaatcaTATCCTCGAATTGTCATAAGCAGGAATTAATCagggtttaaaaaattaataataatactcTCGTGACTCTCCCCGACAGCTATCAACTCCAATTTGTTTATATAAGAACAGAGAATATGCGAGTGAATTCAATATAAATCAATACTTGTATTTATCCATGCAAAACGCTCTTCGTCGCATGCAAATAGCCACATAAATTCCGGAGAAATACAGAAGCAATTAATATCACAAGAAGGTGGGGTAAAATGGTGGATTTATTACGATGACTAGGGGAGGCCAAAGCAGAACAGAACAGGAAAAGAGGATACTCGACACGCTTTACTTGATTACGCTGCGAGTTGATGACCGTAACTCCTAGCAGATCTCCTTGAAGTTTTCGTTATGACAAAAACTTTATTGGTGGAGAATTCAAATACCGCCACCCTCATTCTGTCATAAATAAAGTGCCCATTCCACTTGCAAAAGGAACGAAGGAATTTGTCAGAGTGCACATTTTAATTGCAGCGAATAATAATGCACACGTATTTTCGCGATTTCATCACTTGTTTATTCACAATAATTtcggtttttattttctccataaTGGTTCTTTGATTCTCAATGTTGCAAGATGGGTAAAGTCGAATGTTTATTGCTGTTATACTTGAATACATCGCGTGGAACGAAGAAGTCAGGTGCACACAGGTTGTTTTCGAATATTCCTCAGGAAGTGGTgaagatttttattaattcttttCATTCGTGACTCAagtatttatattattttcatttataatgAATGGAGGTAATTCGAAAActtatcaattaaataatcaaataaatttattagttTATCGATTCAATTTGTGAATGAAACATTATTGGAGTTATGGGACACCCAGTGAAATGGCTATTTCCTAGGTCATGTGATAATGGAAATATCAAATGATTGGAAAATTctgattttggaaaatatttgatggaACAACGAGGTGGCCACTCATCTTTGTACATTGCCAATTGTCAAGTGGACAGGTAATTTCCACTTGTCTCAGAGGGATTACACGTTGAGTTTGGGATACTTACCTAGCTGAGCAGTTTATTTATGGACCATCCCAGTGAATGGGCAAATTTTCACGAGGATACTACAAATCCTGAAGTGGTGGTTGTGAGAGGACGAGTGCAAAAAAATACAGCCTCAGATACTCTGTACACCTGACTCACTGAAAGTCAGGTAAATCTTGGGTAAATGGGACAAACCCTCAGTGGGAATAGTGTATATTTTACCGTCTTGAAATCCGCTCAATTGTCCTTAAGTTTAACGGTACAACTCTGAGGGGTATCCTGAGGAGCCTCTCGCTAACGAAAATTTGTAGATTTTGGGCGAGAGTGAATGGGACACTTTACACTGGGATGAATCGATAAATTGCCGTTCCTGTGGATAGATATGAATTGTGAAATAGATGGGGGCTTGAGGGGAGTATCATCGGTTGAGCCCAGGTAGACGGATGGGGTTACTAACCTACCGTAAAAGGACCACAGtgttgagagaattttcatcGGTAAATGTGACATTCTTCATTTCGAGAAACTGCGGAAGGTTTTCATTGATGAATTATTCCAGGAGGAAACTTCAAAGGACTTTTTTCAGGGCAGGAGGGGAGACGAATGATCGCTACGATGACTTGCGAATGACGCGAATGTTGGAATTACACGGGTGAGAGGAgatacatttttcaaatttgtgGGAACGGTCgcagaataatttcattttgttcGGGAAATTTTTGCTTCAGCACTAGTAACAATTGAAGTATTTAAATTCCcttgtatttttattaattaatagtttGTTCAGTTACGTGGAAATGAATTTTGCCCGTCATGTGAATTTGTGATTTTAATCCACCTGTTTCCATTCGCTCTCGTTACTGTTTTTCTGATCTTTCCTGTTGTTGTAAACCTCCGCAAACGAGATGTTTTTTCAAAGATACCGATCCTAGTGCCCATTGAGAAATGGACCGGAAGGGACCGGATTTAGATGTCGAAAAATCCGATGAAGAAACGGAATCGTTGGCCCATCAACTCGCCCTGAATTTTTCGTCGCGTTGATCTCGTTTGTTCTCCTCGCCGGGTTTGCGGTTCCATCACCCCCTTGGggatctttttttcttttaccgAAGAAagaatatggaaaaaaaaaacttgtggAGGCACGTCAGCTCGCGATTACCGTGAATTTCGACCGGTTATTTACTCAAAAACCACAAGGACATTGACAGGGATAATGGCGGGAGGGGGACAGGCATCCCTCGTCAGTGCGGGGACATCGGATCGTTAACGATTTTTTGGCGGTGGACGGAGATATAACGTGCCATCCCTAAAACGTTTTTCCAGGCTCAACAATTTTCTAAGTCCACTCTATACTTATGTAGTTTCGACGTCATTTTCAAACTGaccccagaattttttaaattacaaaattgCGAGGGAATTTTCACGAGTTGTGCGATACCTGATGATGACATTTGTTATGAGACGAGTGACGTGGACTATTTTAGgacgggaataaataatttgaattatcTCATTAATCTGTTGGAGATATCCCACCAATTTAAATGACAGAAAATCcctaataatgaaaaaaaatcttttgataataaattccaTCCCGTCTTAtctttaatttccattttttttcgctcgtttaaaatcaaattcataaaaGGAGTAAAAGCAGTGTTTGGTCAGGCCCTAATTTTCTACTCCCATTGTGACAAATTTTGCCAAAAAACTTGTTTCCCTTCCataagaataaaatattaaccGAACTCTTTAATGaattccccccaaaaaaagcCACGTTGAGGGAGATGAAAGAGAGAGTGCAAGAAAAAGAAGCCGGtggaataagaaaaaaagatgaaaaaagtgGGGGATCAAGGAACGCGCCAGCCACGCGCGACCGTTGAAATCTCGGAGCAAGCCATGTCAGTAGCTTCCCCTACTTCTCCATCTTCccccctaattttttttcctgtctcCATACCCTTGAAGAACCGCTCCTCCATTCACCcgttctaacgtcgatttttcactTTCCTAGATGTCACATTATCTCACGAAACCCGTCAGCGTGCGAACGAGTGTGGAAGGTCGTGCTGTACAAACATCGCTCTCATCCCGATCTCGGGACAAATTTCGCACTTAGCTCGAGGGTAAAATGTGCGAGcactttatcaattttttaatcaatccgGGGTATTTTTCATCAGTCGTTCACTTACACTTTGTCCTTCCCTCAAATGATCATGAAATTgtttatgtaaaataaaaagtggGAAAATCCAATTGCAGTCGGATTATCCTGCCTCGATATTCGTCGTCAATAACCAAAAATTcccaatcaaattaaaaatctgGGGACCGGACGTCATTTCGTTCGCGAATTTCTTTTCgtccaggaaaaaaaaatttctctgtcGAGACGGTCCCAGACTGCGTCCCACCTGAAGCAGAGTAGAATATCCCCGAGGATGACGTTCATGCGTACTAACAGGAAACCGAGGAACACAGATAAACGGCAAGTCGAAGCGACGTTTTAATGGGAGCCCGGATCCGAGGGAACGAGTCTATAATGTATTCCACAGCCGCTGCTCTTGATCCTCGCGTTTTTTCCCCCCTCTAccccctgattttttttctcgcattttcattattccccATGCCCCGGCGTTCGCGAAGCAATGAGAATTGCCCTCCAACATCTTctgtttctcatttttctacTCTTTTCATTTCACCGGGAGTCGCCACTTGAAGCACTCGC of the Diachasmimorpha longicaudata isolate KC_UGA_2023 chromosome 13, iyDiaLong2, whole genome shotgun sequence genome contains:
- the LOC135168740 gene encoding uncharacterized protein LOC135168740 isoform X4 is translated as MGWRASREYISEMLARTHAVCAPRPNKMLWRGRSVAVVRRAPGVQGRENGSRLSFPLRMYVCVLHGEPSSPPTTIALHLVPPRGVSKKYFSSLSVHGSRQFSSTDSFFFHSPSPLHGNCSNFVASLPVGMMPTMDSVSHIGEGPCASISSPKPREE
- the LOC135168739 gene encoding achaete-scute complex protein T3-like is translated as MTLVGANDENTLPMMLGVQQHHHHSGLHTNNITNNTGINVQRGNVIVSTVGVTTNDLKIQNCKRSKVYQATPYGTVPHQPASVARRNARERNRVKQVNNGFATLRQHIPQSVAQALGGNTAGTHGGTRAGSKKLSKVETLKMAVEYIRSLQRLLDDDSSDTSSAPSTSPSPVSSNCGSTSRIDMHTNELHSPHVTDIHRQHLRQNPSPSSFVPAPCSEASSSPTPSFISETSSAGSQGYGSTSTALYPSHNDSYDNYGPMSPEDEELLDVITWWQQSQ